CGGCGCGCTGCCTCTCCGGCGGCGACGTCCGCGCGGCGCTGGAATCGACCGACGGCAAGGCGCTCGCGGACGAAGCCCGCGCGTTGCCGGAGCCGGCCGCGAAGGCCGTGCGGGAGCTTTTCGGGTCGTACGCGGCGGCGTCGTTCGCGGAGCCGGTGGCCGACCTGGGTGAACTCGAGCTGCTGTGAGCAGGGAGGGGTCGCTGACCCTCGACCGCGGTCTGGCGCTGCTGCAGGCGGTGGCCGATTCGGGCGAGCAGGCGGCGACTATCTCCGAACTCGCGGTGGCCATCGGCGCGAGCCGCGCGGCGGTGTACCGGCTGCTGGTGCCGCTGGCCGAACGCGGCCTGATCTGGCGAGACGGCACGAAGGTGCGGCTCGGCGTCGGAGTGCTGCGGCTGGCCGGTCAGGTGCTGCCACAGCTGCGCGAGGCTGCCCGGCCGGTGCTGCGCGAGCTGGCCGAGAAGGTCGGCGCGACGGCGCATCTGACGGTGGCGCAGGGCGATCACGCGCAGGCGGTCGCGGTGGTGGAGCCGTCGTGGACGAGCTATCACGTGGCGTACCGGGTCGGCAGCAGGCACGCGCTCGCCGCGGGTGCGGCCGGGCGGGCGATGGCGTTGCGGCCCGGCGGTACCGACCGGTGGGTCGCTTCGACCGGCGAGATCGAGGCTGGTGCTTCGGGCGTCGCCGCGCCGGTGCGCGGGGTGCCTGGGCTGCGGGCGAGCGTCGGGGTGATCTCGCTGGAGCCGCTGGTTTCGGACGAAGTCGGACCGTTGGCGGTGGAGGCGGCCGCGAAGCTCGCCGAGGTGCTGCGGTCCTAGCGGCGGGACGCGGCGACCAGCGGCCGGACCATGGTCAGCAGGAGCGCCAGGTCGACGGTGAACAGCAGCCGCTCGAACAGCCCGAGCGTCACTTCCTGCTGTGCGGGCCCGGTGAGCAGGGTGAACACGAAGCCGCCCAGGACCACGGCCACGCTGGCGAAACTCGCGACGGCCAGCCGGCGGATCGTCGTGCGGCGCGGCTCCCACGGGCACGATCGGCCGCCGCGGCGGGTCAGCAGCCAGGCGGCCGTGGGGAGCGCGAGGAACGCGGTGAGGGCGGCGGCGTTGTGCAGCTGGCCGTCGAAGGAGCGGGCTTCGCCGTTGGGGTCGACGGGGACCGTCGCGCAGATCGTGAGACCGGCGCACCACACGCCGAGCAGGACAACGACG
The nucleotide sequence above comes from Amycolatopsis sp. AA4. Encoded proteins:
- a CDS encoding IclR family transcriptional regulator is translated as MSREGSLTLDRGLALLQAVADSGEQAATISELAVAIGASRAAVYRLLVPLAERGLIWRDGTKVRLGVGVLRLAGQVLPQLREAARPVLRELAEKVGATAHLTVAQGDHAQAVAVVEPSWTSYHVAYRVGSRHALAAGAAGRAMALRPGGTDRWVASTGEIEAGASGVAAPVRGVPGLRASVGVISLEPLVSDEVGPLAVEAAAKLAEVLRS
- a CDS encoding DUF998 domain-containing protein — its product is MPTTSRAAVSPVSPVHGRLALGGIGAAVVIATDLHLRLSAQISPIWQTLSEYVYGRLGDHSAARLFAIMCLALALGSLALLAGLVKARRSPAVVVLLGVWCAGLTICATVPVDPNGEARSFDGQLHNAAALTAFLALPTAAWLLTRRGGRSCPWEPRRTTIRRLAVASFASVAVVLGGFVFTLLTGPAQQEVTLGLFERLLFTVDLALLLTMVRPLVAASRR